Proteins from one Comamonas flocculans genomic window:
- the secE gene encoding preprotein translocase subunit SecE, whose protein sequence is MATSQVQTVSSAADKAKLTLAGLLVVAALAGFYFLGKQGPLVQWGSLAGGLAAACVVFFLSETGRQLIAFSRDAWREVGKVVWPTRKETMQMTAYVFALVVLMAAFLWFTDKTLEWVLYDLILGWRK, encoded by the coding sequence ATGGCGACTTCCCAGGTACAAACGGTGTCCAGCGCGGCGGACAAGGCCAAACTGACCTTGGCCGGCTTGCTGGTCGTGGCCGCATTGGCGGGGTTTTATTTCCTCGGCAAGCAGGGTCCGCTGGTGCAGTGGGGTTCGCTGGCGGGCGGCCTGGCGGCGGCCTGCGTGGTTTTCTTCCTCTCCGAAACCGGGCGCCAGCTGATCGCCTTTTCGCGCGATGCCTGGCGCGAGGTGGGCAAGGTGGTGTGGCCCACGCGCAAGGAAACCATGCAGATGACCGCCTATGTGTTTGCCCTGGTGGTGCTGATGGCGGCTTTTCTCTGGTTCACCGACAAGACGCTGGAGTGGGTGCTTTATGACCTCATTCTGGGGTGGAGGAAGTGA
- the tuf gene encoding elongation factor Tu — protein sequence MAKGKFERTKPHVNVGTIGHVDHGKTTLTAAIATVLGKKFGGDVKSYDQIDNAPEEKARGITINTSHVEYETAARHYAHVDCPGHADYVKNMITGAAQMDGAILVCSAADGPMPQTREHILLARQVGVPYIIVFLNKCDMVDDAELLELVEMEVRELLSKYEFPGDDTPIIKGSAKLALEGDTGELGEQAIMKLAEALDSYIPTPERAIDGAFLMPVEDVFSISGRGTVITGRVERGIVKVGEEVEIVGIRDTQKTTVTGVEMFRKLLDQGQAGDNVGILLRGTKREDVERGQVVAKPGSITPHTHFTCEVYVLSKDEGGRHTPFFNNYRPQFYFRTTDVTGAIELPADKEMVMPGDNVSMTVKLIHPIAMEEGLRFAIREGGRTVGAGVVAKIIE from the coding sequence ATGGCAAAAGGAAAATTCGAGCGTACCAAGCCGCACGTGAACGTGGGCACCATTGGTCACGTGGACCACGGCAAGACGACGCTGACTGCGGCGATCGCCACGGTGCTGGGCAAGAAGTTCGGCGGTGACGTCAAGAGCTACGACCAGATCGACAACGCCCCCGAAGAGAAGGCCCGCGGCATCACCATCAACACCTCGCACGTCGAGTACGAGACCGCCGCGCGCCACTACGCGCACGTGGACTGCCCCGGCCACGCCGACTACGTCAAGAACATGATCACCGGTGCCGCGCAAATGGACGGCGCCATCCTCGTGTGCTCGGCCGCCGACGGCCCCATGCCCCAGACGCGCGAACACATCCTGCTGGCCCGCCAGGTGGGCGTGCCCTACATCATCGTGTTCCTGAACAAGTGCGACATGGTGGACGACGCCGAACTGCTCGAACTCGTCGAGATGGAAGTGCGCGAACTGCTGTCCAAGTACGAATTCCCCGGCGACGACACCCCCATCATCAAGGGCTCGGCCAAGCTGGCGCTCGAAGGCGATACGGGCGAGCTCGGCGAGCAGGCCATCATGAAGCTCGCTGAAGCGCTGGACAGCTACATCCCCACGCCCGAGCGCGCCATCGACGGCGCCTTCCTCATGCCCGTGGAAGACGTGTTCTCCATCTCCGGGCGCGGCACCGTGATCACCGGGCGCGTGGAGCGCGGCATCGTCAAGGTCGGCGAGGAAGTGGAAATCGTCGGCATCCGCGACACGCAAAAGACCACCGTCACCGGCGTGGAAATGTTCAGGAAGCTCCTGGACCAGGGCCAGGCGGGCGACAACGTCGGCATCTTGCTGCGCGGCACCAAGCGCGAAGACGTCGAGCGCGGCCAGGTCGTGGCCAAGCCCGGCTCGATCACCCCGCACACGCACTTCACCTGCGAGGTGTACGTGCTGTCCAAGGACGAGGGCGGGCGCCACACGCCGTTCTTCAACAACTACCGCCCGCAGTTCTACTTCCGCACCACCGACGTCACGGGCGCCATCGAGCTGCCGGCCGACAAGGAGATGGTGATGCCCGGCGACAACGTGTCCATGACCGTCAAGCTCATCCACCCCATCGCCATGGAAGAGGGCCTGCGCTTTGCCATCCGCGAGGGTGGGCGCACCGTGGGCGCGGGCGTGGTGGCGAAGATCATCGAATAG